One Cryobacterium psychrophilum DNA segment encodes these proteins:
- a CDS encoding FAD-binding and (Fe-S)-binding domain-containing protein, whose amino-acid sequence MDGALISRSTALAPDVAAAPATLDALRGAVEDSTRVLTRAIDRHANAHDASHFLLIPQAVVVAADAAEVGRLLQASAAQGVPLTFRSGGTSLSGQALTGGVLVDVRRNFKRIDVLDSGARVRVQPGVTVRALNARLSRYGRKFGPDPASESACTIGGVVANNSSGMACGTVDNTYQTLESLTVVLPSGTVIDTGEADADARLRALEPELHEGLVRLARRVRSNPASVATIRHQFSMKNTMGYGVNSFLDFERPVDMLAHLIVGSEGTLGFVAEAVFRTIPVQSHVTTGLLVFPDLEASNAALPALVDAGAATLELMDARSLRVGQGLPDTPAIIRDLPLKDHAALLVEFQSDSAERLMETSAAGLDLLPTLGLSSPARFSTDTSARAELWHLRKGLYAAVAGARPTGTTALLEDVVVPVPALGRTCIDLIELFDQYGYEDSVIFGHAKDGNIHFMLTDGFTGTESLERYRAFTEDMVDLVLGEGGSLKAEHGTGRVMAPYVRRQYGDELYDVMRSLKTLFDPTGMLNPGVIMNDDPDVHLRDIKSTPPVAEEVDRCVSCGYCEPVCPSRELTLTPRQRIVTLRAIEQAKLDGDTDLAAQLEQDYTYSAVETCAVDGMCQTACPVNIDTGSLVKRLRLAQPKPVQDAVWNTAAKNWGTVTRGAGLALSAVARVPVPLVLGPNRLARTLLGTDTVPLYSPELPAGGPTRQRPVPPAAAVVEAVYFPACVSTMFGPADADSAGVQVSFEQLCARVGVTLAVPPEIDGLCCGTPWASKGLVAGQATMRANTLAALRRATRDGALPIICDASSCTEGLRATIESDESEPSLRVMDAVEFAATSILPHLPPYEKLESLALHPTCSSTRLGINDSLRALADGVAERVDVPENWGCCGFAGDRGMLHPELTASATRVQAAEVVEFGSAAHASCNRTCELGMTRATEQPYSHVLELLADLTRPS is encoded by the coding sequence ATGGATGGTGCCCTAATTTCTCGCTCCACTGCTCTTGCCCCTGATGTCGCCGCCGCCCCGGCCACTCTCGATGCCCTGCGTGGCGCCGTTGAGGACTCGACCCGGGTGCTGACCCGTGCGATTGACCGGCATGCCAACGCCCACGATGCCTCGCATTTTCTGCTCATTCCGCAGGCCGTGGTGGTGGCCGCCGACGCCGCAGAGGTGGGCCGGTTGTTGCAGGCCAGCGCCGCGCAGGGCGTACCGCTCACGTTCCGCTCCGGCGGCACGAGCCTGAGCGGCCAGGCACTGACCGGCGGAGTGCTCGTGGACGTGCGCCGCAACTTCAAGCGCATCGATGTTCTCGATTCCGGCGCTCGGGTGCGGGTGCAGCCCGGCGTGACCGTGCGAGCACTGAATGCCCGCTTGTCCCGGTATGGTCGCAAATTTGGGCCGGACCCGGCAAGCGAGTCGGCGTGCACCATTGGCGGTGTTGTCGCCAACAATTCCTCCGGCATGGCCTGCGGAACGGTCGACAACACGTATCAGACGCTCGAGTCCCTCACCGTGGTGTTGCCGAGCGGTACGGTCATCGACACGGGGGAAGCGGATGCCGACGCGCGCCTCCGCGCCCTCGAACCGGAGCTCCACGAGGGACTGGTACGCCTCGCCCGACGAGTGCGGTCAAATCCGGCATCCGTTGCCACGATTCGGCACCAGTTTTCGATGAAGAACACCATGGGCTACGGGGTCAATTCCTTCCTCGACTTCGAGCGCCCCGTCGATATGCTCGCTCACCTCATCGTGGGCAGCGAGGGGACTCTCGGATTTGTGGCGGAGGCGGTCTTCCGCACCATTCCCGTGCAGTCCCACGTGACAACGGGCCTGCTGGTGTTTCCCGACCTCGAGGCCTCCAATGCGGCTCTGCCGGCTCTCGTGGATGCGGGTGCCGCCACGCTCGAGCTCATGGACGCCCGCTCGTTGCGGGTGGGCCAGGGGCTGCCGGACACTCCCGCCATCATTCGCGACCTCCCACTGAAAGACCACGCGGCGCTTCTGGTGGAATTCCAGTCCGACAGCGCCGAACGACTGATGGAGACCAGCGCCGCCGGGCTCGACCTGTTGCCCACCCTGGGACTCAGCTCTCCGGCGCGATTCAGCACCGACACCTCCGCCCGCGCCGAGCTCTGGCATCTGCGCAAGGGCCTGTACGCGGCCGTCGCCGGCGCTCGCCCGACCGGCACGACCGCGCTGCTCGAGGATGTGGTGGTTCCCGTTCCCGCACTCGGCCGCACCTGTATCGACTTGATCGAGCTGTTCGACCAGTACGGGTATGAGGACAGCGTGATCTTCGGGCACGCCAAGGACGGCAACATCCACTTCATGCTCACCGACGGGTTCACCGGTACGGAATCGCTCGAACGCTACCGGGCGTTTACCGAGGACATGGTGGACCTGGTGCTCGGCGAGGGCGGATCGCTCAAGGCCGAGCACGGCACTGGCCGTGTCATGGCCCCCTACGTGCGCCGCCAATACGGTGACGAACTGTATGACGTGATGCGCTCCCTCAAGACGCTCTTCGACCCGACGGGCATGCTGAACCCGGGGGTGATCATGAACGACGACCCCGACGTGCACCTGCGCGATATCAAGAGCACCCCGCCCGTGGCAGAAGAGGTGGATCGCTGCGTCTCCTGCGGGTATTGCGAACCCGTGTGTCCGAGCCGGGAGCTGACGCTCACTCCCCGACAGCGGATTGTCACACTGCGGGCCATCGAACAGGCGAAGCTCGATGGCGACACCGACCTGGCCGCCCAGCTTGAACAGGACTACACCTACAGCGCCGTCGAGACCTGCGCCGTCGACGGCATGTGCCAGACGGCCTGCCCGGTGAACATTGACACGGGGAGCCTCGTGAAACGCTTGCGCCTGGCGCAGCCGAAGCCCGTGCAGGACGCGGTCTGGAACACCGCGGCGAAGAACTGGGGAACGGTCACCCGTGGAGCGGGCCTGGCCCTCTCGGCGGTGGCTCGCGTTCCCGTGCCGCTCGTGCTGGGGCCCAACCGGCTTGCGCGCACGCTGCTCGGCACGGACACCGTTCCGCTGTACTCCCCCGAGCTCCCTGCCGGCGGTCCCACCCGGCAGCGCCCCGTCCCACCCGCCGCGGCAGTCGTCGAGGCCGTCTATTTTCCGGCGTGCGTGAGTACCATGTTCGGTCCAGCGGATGCCGACTCCGCCGGCGTACAGGTGAGCTTCGAGCAGCTCTGCGCTCGTGTCGGTGTCACCCTGGCGGTACCACCGGAGATTGACGGTCTGTGCTGTGGCACGCCCTGGGCATCGAAGGGCCTCGTCGCCGGCCAGGCCACCATGCGCGCGAACACCCTCGCTGCGCTGCGCCGCGCAACGCGTGATGGCGCCCTGCCGATCATCTGCGACGCCTCCTCGTGCACCGAGGGCCTGCGGGCCACCATCGAAAGCGATGAGAGCGAACCGTCCCTGCGCGTGATGGACGCGGTGGAGTTCGCAGCCACCAGCATCCTGCCGCATCTGCCCCCGTACGAAAAGCTCGAGTCGCTGGCCCTGCACCCCACGTGTTCATCGACGCGGCTGGGCATCAACGATTCGCTGCGTGCGCTCGCGGACGGAGTCGCCGAGCGCGTGGATGTGCCGGAGAACTGGGGATGCTGCGGCTTCGCCGGGGACCGGGGCATGCTGCATCCCGAGCTGACCGCCTCGGCCACGCGGGTGCAGGCCGCGGAGGTTGTGGAGTTCGGTTCCGCGGCGCATGCCTCCTGCAACCGCACGTGCGAGCTTGGGATGACCCGCGCCACCGAGCAGCCCTACAGCCACGTACTCGAGCTTCTCGCCGATCTCACCCGCCCCTCCTGA
- a CDS encoding HNH endonuclease signature motif containing protein, translating to MENNEEVPPEEDAAGPVPPDTPATAPDPTPLTTPVKPMLAITNGDVRPSDVARIRRVIDNAQAVLLDSITAFDRLINMAHAARAVVIADAHRWTTSTAQSGRPNGSHDLTEFQWSDATAAHEGFIAELAALLKLPEGSARNLLTESELLQYNLPRTHRALLDGDISYRHAQVIIDNALALPDSAMDTYETEVLTDAETLTVPQLKKKAITLRELSHPETSRARHTTAVKDRCFGVHPARDGMAYLEMTLTNDDASAINDRVEAMARSLRVTGEERTLPQLRCDVAVDLLLKGVTETGLGAGVVGNVYVTIPILTLMGKGDEPAMLEGFGPIDPETARRLAGTATGFHRILIHPETGAMLSFGRDTYRVPKALRRYLEVRDETCRFVGCNRSARHCDMDHTTAWQYGGETTFSNLAALCGRSHKLKHETGWDVSQNDQGTLTWTSPAGKHYATHPASRIRPPLLPPDLTPPPVKKPRIDHWAQPLTYATDTPF from the coding sequence ATGGAGAACAACGAAGAAGTGCCTCCAGAAGAGGATGCCGCGGGCCCCGTCCCGCCCGACACACCCGCAACTGCACCCGACCCGACACCCCTGACGACCCCGGTGAAGCCAATGCTGGCCATTACGAACGGTGACGTTCGTCCGTCTGACGTTGCGCGCATTCGCCGGGTGATCGACAACGCCCAGGCCGTACTACTCGACAGTATTACCGCGTTCGACCGGCTGATCAACATGGCTCACGCCGCCCGCGCGGTCGTCATCGCGGACGCGCACCGGTGGACAACGAGCACCGCGCAGTCCGGGCGGCCCAACGGGTCGCACGACCTCACCGAGTTTCAGTGGTCCGATGCGACGGCCGCACACGAAGGATTCATCGCCGAGCTCGCCGCACTGCTGAAGCTTCCCGAGGGATCCGCGCGGAACCTGCTCACCGAGAGTGAGCTGCTCCAGTACAACCTGCCGCGCACACACCGGGCGCTGCTGGACGGGGACATCAGTTACCGGCACGCGCAGGTCATCATCGACAACGCCCTAGCGTTGCCCGACTCAGCGATGGACACTTACGAGACGGAGGTGCTCACCGACGCCGAGACCCTCACGGTGCCGCAACTGAAGAAGAAGGCCATCACCCTGCGGGAACTCTCCCACCCGGAGACAAGCCGGGCCCGGCACACCACCGCCGTCAAAGACCGCTGTTTCGGGGTGCATCCGGCCCGTGACGGCATGGCGTACCTCGAAATGACCCTGACCAACGATGATGCCAGCGCCATCAACGACCGGGTCGAAGCGATGGCGCGCAGCCTCCGCGTCACCGGTGAGGAGCGCACCCTGCCGCAGCTGCGCTGCGACGTGGCCGTCGACCTGCTGCTGAAGGGCGTCACCGAAACCGGGCTCGGCGCCGGCGTCGTCGGCAACGTGTACGTCACCATCCCCATCCTCACCCTGATGGGCAAAGGCGACGAACCCGCCATGCTCGAAGGATTCGGGCCGATCGACCCCGAGACCGCACGCCGACTCGCCGGCACTGCCACCGGGTTTCACCGCATCCTCATCCACCCCGAGACCGGCGCGATGCTCTCCTTCGGCCGCGACACCTACCGGGTGCCCAAAGCCCTCCGTCGCTACCTGGAGGTGCGCGACGAGACCTGCCGTTTCGTCGGCTGCAACAGAAGCGCCCGGCACTGCGACATGGACCACACCACGGCATGGCAATACGGCGGTGAAACCACCTTCAGCAACCTCGCCGCGCTCTGCGGCCGATCGCACAAACTCAAGCACGAAACCGGCTGGGACGTGAGCCAAAACGACCAGGGAACCCTCACCTGGACCAGCCCCGCCGGCAAACACTACGCCACCCACCCCGCCAGCAGAATCCGGCCACCACTCCTACCCCCAGACCTCACCCCACCCCCGGTCAAAAAACCCCGAATCGACCACTGGGCCCAACCCCTCACCTACGCCACCGACACCCCCTTCTAA
- a CDS encoding nitroreductase family deazaflavin-dependent oxidoreductase, which yields MIDDANVSPSGTAGTSGTSGTSGTSGKIASWVAGLLRVRWLMRAPIGVYRARLGGLFGRRLLMLEHTGRKSGLARYVVLEVVSRAAPGSYIVASGLGSHSQWFINVQANPHVRLFIASRRPAPATAHVLTPAETQTAMTAYRVAHPKAWSALKPVLTATLGTALDDSGSDLPMVRFDLDA from the coding sequence ATGATCGACGATGCGAACGTGTCACCGTCAGGGACGGCAGGGACGTCAGGGACGTCAGGGACGTCAGGGACGTCAGGGAAGATCGCATCATGGGTCGCCGGCCTGCTGCGCGTGCGCTGGTTGATGCGAGCACCGATCGGTGTTTATCGGGCACGGTTGGGGGGCCTGTTCGGGCGACGGCTTCTCATGCTCGAACACACGGGCCGCAAATCCGGTCTGGCCCGTTACGTGGTTCTGGAGGTCGTTTCCCGTGCAGCCCCCGGCAGTTACATCGTCGCGTCCGGGTTGGGTTCACATTCCCAGTGGTTCATCAACGTCCAGGCGAACCCCCACGTCCGTCTGTTCATCGCAAGCCGGAGGCCAGCCCCTGCGACGGCCCACGTGCTCACCCCGGCCGAAACACAAACTGCGATGACCGCATATCGAGTGGCGCACCCGAAGGCCTGGTCCGCGCTGAAGCCGGTGCTCACCGCTACCCTCGGCACTGCCTTGGATGACAGTGGCAGCGACCTTCCCATGGTGCGATTCGACCTCGACG
- a CDS encoding LysE family translocator produces MTIASLAAFAGLCLLLSVTPGPDTFLVLRVALNRASAGIAAAAGSAGASLVWAALVGLGLAAIMEQSAEVFRWLKIAGGLYLLYLGISSFVKSRRSTKQALASTGEASPLFYTRLAGLSAGALSTMLNPKVGLFYLAIVPQFIPHGGDTMGTALILGVVESVIAFAYLAVVAVIAAKAMKWLRRPKVNATVEHASSAIMAVLGVGVIASGASS; encoded by the coding sequence ATGACCATCGCCTCGCTCGCCGCTTTCGCAGGGCTGTGCCTCCTGCTCTCGGTGACGCCTGGACCGGACACCTTCCTGGTGCTGCGCGTCGCCCTGAACCGCGCAAGCGCCGGCATCGCGGCCGCCGCGGGCTCGGCCGGAGCGTCCTTGGTGTGGGCGGCGTTGGTGGGCCTCGGACTGGCCGCCATCATGGAACAGTCCGCGGAGGTCTTTCGGTGGCTGAAGATCGCCGGCGGCCTGTACCTGTTGTACCTGGGTATCTCCTCGTTCGTGAAGAGCCGCAGATCCACCAAACAGGCCCTCGCGAGCACCGGAGAGGCCTCACCGCTTTTCTACACGCGGCTTGCCGGGCTGAGTGCCGGGGCGCTGTCCACGATGCTCAACCCCAAGGTGGGACTGTTCTATCTCGCTATCGTGCCGCAGTTCATTCCGCATGGCGGGGACACCATGGGTACGGCCCTGATCCTGGGCGTGGTGGAATCCGTTATTGCCTTCGCCTACCTGGCGGTCGTCGCCGTGATCGCGGCCAAAGCGATGAAATGGCTGCGCAGGCCCAAAGTCAACGCCACCGTGGAACACGCAAGCAGCGCAATCATGGCCGTGCTCGGCGTGGGTGTCATTGCTTCGGGCGCCAGCAGCTAG